In Aspergillus flavus chromosome 3, complete sequence, one genomic interval encodes:
- a CDS encoding uncharacterized protein (expressed protein), translating to MMARIMRLQRNRKTLLMMGRETTSAQEESTISTSIGHQLPETEDDGNDDSLESEGNGPDPNREDSAEVPSKDKQALSHPMQRSDTKNWHRRLNARDRRKLLALKGKKMTLRQVGIQFAHLDTDFLRQVWGELNLPERCTRSR from the coding sequence atgatggcaagAATAATGCGTTTGCAGAGGAACAGAAAGACTCTACTAATGATGGGTAGGGAAACCACTTCTGCACAAGAGGAATCCACGATCTCCACATCTATCGGTCATCAGCTTCCTGAGACAGAAGACGATGGGAATGATGACTCTCTAGAATCCGAAGGAAATGGCCCGGACCCGAACCGTGAAGATTCCGCTGAAGTTCCCAGCAAAGACAAACAGGCACTATCACATCCCATGCAAAGATCAGACACGAAGAACTGGCACCGAAGGCTCAATGCAAGGGATAGAAGAAAATTGCTTGCGCTaaagggcaagaagatgacTCTAAGACAGGTTGGAATTCAATTCGCTCATCTTGATACAGACTTTCTGCGACAGGTCTGGGGGGAATTGAACCTACCTGAAAGATGCACCAGGTCACGATAA
- a CDS encoding serine protease, giving the protein MMKIAFSFMSRALFLLSFIVIPIQAIVGGIEAAQASHIGALYAKSEFGFYQFSCGGVLISPNKILTAANCVDGRSLSDLKIGYGSLDRDSEPTTSHLSEITIHPDYDPLTLSANIAVLTLRDVFSAPSYAPLAQQPSIRTGDSLTLYGWGRTSLEKIKLPTELHKVEVQALDTIACVSEHLDLGSGQFCDTSTSGKGSCFGDHGGPALDSSGTVVGIISGRQNCGLAKSELITDVAHYYTWIISH; this is encoded by the coding sequence ATGATGAAAATAGCCTTTTCCTTCATGAGTCGtgcgctttttcttctaagCTTTATCGTCATACCAATCCAGGCAATTGTTGGCGGTATTGAAGCCGCACAGGCTTCACATATAGGTGCACTTTACGCTAAATCCGAGTTTGGTTTCTACCAGTTTAGCTGTGGTGGAGTCCTGATATCTCCGAATAAAATTCTCACGGCAGCAAATTGTGTGGATGGTCGGTCCCTGAGCGATTTGAAAATTGGATATGGTTCTTTAGACCGAGATAGCGAACCAACTACCAGTCATTTATCGGAGATTACTATTCATCCGGACTATGATCCGTTGACCTTGTCGGCAAACATCGCTGTTCTTACTCTACGAGACGTTTTCTCTGCGCCTTCCTACGCGCCGTTAGCCCAACAGCCTTCTATTCGAACTGGCGATTCTCTGACGTTATACGGTTGGGGTCGAACCAGCCttgaaaagataaaattacCAACAGAATTGCATAAGGTCGAAGTACAAGCTTTGGACACAATCGCCTGTGTATCTGAACATCTTGATCTTGGCTCCGGACAATTTTGTGATACATCGACTTCTGGGAAAGGATCTTGCTTCGGTGATCATGGCGGACCAGCCTTAGATTCATCTGGGACTGTGGTTGGGATCATATCTGGTCGGCAAAATTGTGGGCTTGCTAAGTCCGAGCTCATTACGGACGTGGCTCATTACTACACCTGGATCATATCACACTAG
- a CDS encoding putative serine protease gives MMKDTLSFARLALLLFGFVVIPTQAIVGGIATTNSISIGAVYTQGLFGSQYACAGTFVSSNKFLTAADCVLGHSPRDISIKWGASNRLNEPSSSPPTLVTIHPDYNELTGDANVAVLTLKTSTTGPSHATLAKESSIQTGDALTLYGWGLTGLEGLSTRFPAELHMVEVPALSTSECRSEGIDIGAGQFCDQSDSGKGFCIGDHGGPVVDSTGTVVGIISGRENCGLGTPEVITNVAYYYHWIISQ, from the coding sequence ATGATGAAAGATACTCTCTCTTTCGCACGTCTCGCACTTTTgctcttcggcttcgtcgTTATACCTACCCAGGCTATTGTGGGGGGTATTGCTACAACCAACTCTATCTCTATCGGTGCAGTTTACACCCAAGGCCTATTCGGCAGTCAATATGCCTGCGCTGGAACCTTTGTCTCTTCGAACAAATTTCTCACGGCCGCAGATTGTGTTTTGGGCCATTCTCCAAGAGACATAAGCATTAAATGGGGTGCTTCAAACCGCCTCAACGAACCATCTTCAAGTCCTCCAACGTTGGTCACGATCCACCCTGACTATAACGAGTTGACCGGGGACGCAAATGTGGCAGTTCTTACTCTAAAAACATCTACAACAGGGCCCTCCCACGCGACACTGGCCAAGGAGTCTTCTATCCAAACTGGGGATGCTTTGACGTTATACGGTTGGGGCCTTACCGGCCTTGAAGGCCTCTCCACTAGATTCCCGGCAGAATTGCACATGGTTGAAGTGCCGGCTTTGTCAACATCCGAATGCCGTTCAGAAGGAATTGATATAGGTGCCGGGCAATTTTGCGATCAGTCAGATTCTGGCAAAGGATTTTGTATCGGCGATCATGGCGGACCGGTGGTGGATTCAACTGGAACGGTTGTTGGTATTATATCCGGCCGGGAAAATTGTGGGCTTGGTACGCCGGAGGTTATTACCAACGTGGCTTATTACTATCACTGGATTATATCACAATAA
- a CDS encoding uncharacterized protein (of unknown function-domain containing protein): MASNQDFDLPPISSFDLQSLTDERSKTLYSLLQRNHQDHAVLSEPKLIFHNHMPHMLGSAYLLEYPCEKLIEMYQNESPQLKSLNDGLIRTGITKDNWRQFLGKKKYTAAYTTFFDQELANTQNDWKELVNEYLFTPPQPLINGFIGGLGHAFIHLAYAYEFSHPQIATEALSLGCTDRDPIHHYLDTPYPDTSTYKTTSAKEILHRVHTDIRFSSLFSVPGFINIATTFAHAEHALLEHWNAWDIVNPAKQFRDVVDLAGLLLIGSRNGEGEYDFFLAHLLTVGHALRVLLPSFPWGYRVGVLRQFWLFVLYVYVAQLRPGVGDGEDVSGVELRGRDWGWVYGRCLEGEFWGDAHVVKVVRAFRMLEEWKNEKDGWCLRAAVSFLEGFRGWTGFGVGVESVEVEE, translated from the exons ATGGCTTCAAACCAAGATTTTGACTTGCCTCCCATCTCTTCATTTGATCTACAGTCTCTTACAGATGAGCGTTCCAAAACCCTATATTCGCTCTTGCAGCGAAACCATCAAGATCATGCAGTTCTGTCTGAACCAAAACTTATCTTCCATAACCATATGCCGCAT ATGCTCGGATCAGCCTATCTACTAGAATACCCATGCGAGAAGTTGATCGAGATGTATCAAAACGAGTCTCCTCAGCTCAAAAGCCTCAACGACGGACTGATCCGCACAGGAATTACAAAGGATAACTGGAGACAATTCCTAGGGAAAAAGAA ATACACAGCCGCATACACCACCTTCTTCGACCAAGAACTAGCCAACACCCAAAATGACTGGAAAGAACTCGTAAACGAGTACCTTTTCACCCCGCCCCAACCCCTAATCAACGGCTTCATCGGCGGCC TCGGCCACGCATTCATCCACCTCGCCTACGCCTACGAATTCTCCCACCCCCAAATCGCAACCGAAGCCCTAAGTCTCGGCTGCACAGACCGCGACCCAATCCACCACTACCTCGACACCCCATACCCAGACACATCCACCTACAAAACAACCTCCGCAAAAGAAATCCTCCACCGCGTACACACCGACATCCGCTTCTCCAGCCTCTTCTCCGTCCCAGGCTTCATAAACATCGCGACTACCTTCGCACACGCAGAGCACGCCCTCCTCGAGCACTGGAATGCGTGGGATATCGTCAACCCTGCAAAACAATTCAGGGATGTAGTCGACCTTGCGGGGCTTCTGCTCATCGGGTCCCGGAACGGGGAGGGTGAGTATGACTTTTTCCTAGCGCATTTGTTGACCGTGGGGCATGCTTTGAGGGTTCTTTTGCCTTCGTTTCCCTGGGGCTATAGGGTGGGGGTGTTGAGGCAGTTTTGGTTGTTTGTTCTTTATGTTTATGTTGCGCAGTTGAGGCCTGGggttggggatggggaagatGTGTCAGGGGTTGAGCTGCGGGGGAGGGATTGGGGGTGGGTTTATGGGAGGTGCTTGGAGGGGGAGTTTTGGGGTGATGCACATGTGGTTAAGGTTGTGAGGGCGTTTAGGATGTTGGAGGAGTGGAAgaatgagaaggatggatggTGTTTGAGGGCTGCGGTGAGTTTTTTGGAGGGATTTCGAGGTTGGACTGGctttggggttggggtggagagtgttgaggttgaggagtgA
- a CDS encoding uncharacterized protein (domain of unknown function-domain containing protein): MSTYPTAFCAAQVVGLTGAAWLSGKILSLSTITVPALIQSTREDRLPLDAAVKLWRNLYNRGKSQAPPIAAATSAAFLYCAWAVRASTTLAPLAPTHSSSLYCVAAALTLGIVPYTLGMMLGTNNKLMDLANSGRVVDEKSSVEVESLLSRWLKLNAGRGLLPLVGGLVALTAAIPWPLEMI; the protein is encoded by the exons ATGAGCACATATCCAACTGCATTTTGCGCCGCCCAAGTCGTGGGCTTGACTGGTGCCGCCTGGCTTTCTG GCAAAATCCTCTCCTTGAGCACAATCACTGTGCCCGCGCTTATACAATCGACACGCGAAGATAGATTGCCGCTCGACGCTGCTGTCAAATTATGGCGGAACCTGTATAACAGAGGCAAAAGCCAAGCTCCTCCTATCGCCGCTGCCACCTCCGCAGCGTTTCTCTATTGTGCCTGGGCCGTTCGCGCTAGTACGACGCTAGCCCCGTTGGCCCCGACTCATAGCTCTTCTTTGTACTGTGTTGCAGCGGCTTTGACACTGGGTATCGTACCATACACCCTTGGCATGATGCTTGGTACCAACAACAAGTTGATGGACCTCGCCAACTCGGGTCGGGTGGTAGATGAGAAGTCGAGCGTGGAAGTCGAGTCATTGTTGTCCCGGTGGCTGAAGCTCAACGCCGGTCGGGGATTGTTACCGCTGGTGGGTGGCCTTGTTGCTCTTACTGCAGCTATTCCTTGGCCACTGGAGATGATTTAA
- a CDS encoding flavin-binding monooxygenase-like protein (flavin-containing monooxygenase): MALASKDRIEPGSFNVPVGAFPATCSSTGIDADKIASEVIRLLNTALGLKQPQEISKLFLEDGYWRDHLVLTWDFRTIKGQENITRFLQENPRLLQVEIDRSSAFKAPAIFPIDAFGDVTGVQFFIKVATDAGSGKGVVRLAEKDGEWKIFTFFTSLLEIKGSEEKINHHRPVGVSHGEHHDRRNWQDRRTADFNYEGKSPTVLIVGAGQAGLTIAARLKMLDIDALIIDEEDRIGDNWRRRYHQLVLHDPVWFDHMPYLQFPANWPIFTPKDKLAEFFECYAKLLELNVWTKTKLQSTSWSDANNVWTIELQRQKEDGTVETRTFNPRHVIQATGHSGKKNLPEFKGVETFQGKRICHSSEFPGADPNSKGKKAVVVGSCNSGHDIAHDYFEKGYDVTMVQRSSTCVISSKSITDIGLKGLYEESAPPVEDADLFLWSIPSDLFKAQQKKVTAVQNQNDKATLDGLEKAGFKVDRGPDDAGLLIKYLQRGGGYYIDVGASQLIVDGKVKVKQGQEIAEVIPQGLRFADGSELEADEIIFATGYQNMRTQARIIFGDEVADRIQSVWGYNEEGEMRTIWQRSGHPGFWFMGGNLALCRYYSRLLALQIKGVELGLNH; encoded by the exons ATGGCCCTCGCTTCCAAAGACAGAATCGAGCCCGGCTCCTTCAACGTCCCCGTGGGAGCGTTTCCCGCAACATGCTCGTCAACTGGCATTGACGCTGACAAGATCGCGTCGGAGGTGATACGACTGCTGAACACGGCGTTGGGACTAAAGCAACCCCAGGAGATCTCGAAACTGTTCCTTGAAGATGGTTACTGGCGAGACCATCTCGTTCTGACATGGGACTTCCGTACCATCAAGGGCCAAGAGAACATCACCAGATTCCTCCAGGAAAATCCCCGTTTGCTACAAGTAGAAATCGATCGATCGTCCGCCTTCAAGGCACCTGCTATTTTCCCTATCGATGCCTTCGGCGATGTCACCGGAGTTCAGTTTTTCATTAAGGTCGCTACCGACGCGGGAAGTGGAAAGGGTGTTGTCCGACTGGCCGAGAAGGACGGCGAGTGGAAGATTTTCACATTCTTCACGTCACTGTTGGAGATCAAGGGAAGTGAGGAAAAGATTAACCATCACCGGCCCGTGGGCGTATCGCATGGGGAGCATCATGATAGGCGGAATTGGCAGGATAGACGGACCGCCGATTTCAACTATGAAGGGAAGAGCCCGACGGTTTTGATCGTTG GTGCTGGCCAAGCTGGACTGACAATCGCCGCCCGTCTGAAAATGCTCGACATCGATGCTCTGATtattgacgaagaagatcgCATCGGAGATAACTGGCGTAGGCGGTATCACCAGCTGGTTCTGCATGACCCTGTATGGTTCGACCATATGCCCTACCTTCAGTTCCCGGCAAACTGGCCCATCTTCACGCCTAAGGACAAACTCGCGGAGTTCTTTGAATGCTATGCCAAGCTTCTTGAACTGAATGTGTGGACTAAAACCAAGCTTCAGTCTACCTCCTGGAGCGACGCAAACAACGTATGGACCATCGAGCTCCAACGACAGAAGGAAGACGGCACAGTCGAGACTCGTACCTTCAATCCACGTCATGTTATCCAGGCGACTGGTCACTCGGGTAAGAAAAACCTGCCTGAATTCAAGGGCGTTGAGACTTTCCAGGGGAAGCGCATCTGCCACAGTTCTGAGTTCCCCGGTGCGGACCCCAACAGCAAAGGCAAGAAGGCAGTTGTGGTCGGATCCTGCAACTCGGGTCATGACATTGCACATGACTATTTCGAGAAGGGATACGACGTAACTATGGTCCAGCGTAGTTCAACATGTGTCATCTCTTCCAAATCCATCACCGATATAGGGCTCAAGGGCCTGTACGAGGAGAGTGCCCCACCGGTTGAAGATGCCGACTTGTTCCTGTGGAGCATTCCGTCGGACCTGTTCAAGGcgcagcagaagaaggtcacCGCGGTCCAAAACCAGAACGACAAGGCGACTCTGGACGGATTGGAGAAGGCGGGCTTCAAAGTGGACCGTGGACCGGATGATGCGGGTCTACTGATCAAGTACCTCCAGCGCGGTGGCGGTTACTACATCGACGTGGGGGCCAGTCAGCTCATCGTCGACGGTAAGGTCAAGGTTAAACAGGGACAGGAGATTGCCGAAGTTATTCCACAGGGATTGCGCTTCGCCGACGGCTCCGAGCTGGAGGCCGATGAGATCATTTTCGCGACGGGCTACCAGAACATGAGAACGCAGGCGCGCATCATCTTCGGCGACGAGGTGGCGGATCGCATCCAGAGTGTTTGGGGATATAATGAAGAAGGCGAGATGCGTACGATCTGGCAGCGCAGCGGACACCCCGGCTTCTGGTTCATGGGCGGCAATTTGGCGTTGTGTCGGTACTACTCGCGACTATTGGCATTGCAGATCAAGGGTGTGGAACTGGGTCTCAATCACTAA
- a CDS encoding Tannase/feruloyl esterase, protein MLSGFFWSALAMFYSRIRSVASTAAVTSLFTATVAQAGNCSSSVIPHPSIPGGQVLDLSAVPVSNYAYDESTLDFCNVTVTYTHPGKNDTIHATVWLPFSNWNHRLQGSGGGGFAMRSEDAVLAAAVAQNYTVLATDGGHDLNSQSSASWSLDASGNVNMALLEDFAYVALGDAATIGKQIATSFYGLAPRYSYWNGCSTGGRQGLMLAQRYPTAYDGIMAAAPAINWASFLVAEFWPQFVMNQLNAFPPTCVSDAITAAAIKACDDIDGVLDGVISAPDLCDFDPFTTVDTRVNCSGVSVRISKKDAEVANSAWEGFRSSEGSFLWYGLDKGTPLSMGASSLASTVCSTPFNCTGSPFAISPDWIRRFVLQDPSFDLTTLDHKALDRVFSLSKERYNDIISTDNPDLSAFKQAGGKMITWHGLSDTLIFPKGTEQYYKRVEEKDPSVRDFYRFFKAPGVHHCSGGVGPVPVDPLSQVVDWVENGVVPETVDALAADGRRRNLCQYPLVSVYKGGDVKDAASYRCEEGY, encoded by the coding sequence ATGTTATCCGGTTTTTTTTGGTCAGCTCTTGCAATGTTTTACAGTAGAATACGGTCTGTGGCCTCAACGGCCGCCGTGACGAGCCTTTTCACAGCGACTGTCGCTCAGGCTGGGAATTGCTCATCATCTGTGATTCCCCATCCATCCATACCTGGAGGACAGGTACTGGATCTCTCTGCCGTTCCGGTATCGAATTATGCATACGATGAATCTACACTAGACTTCTGCAATGTGACGGTCACATATACCCACCCAGGGAAGAATGATACCATCCATGCCACAGTCTGGCTCCCCTTCTCCAACTGGAACCACCGACTCCAGGGCTCCGGCGGAGGCGGATTCGCCATGAGATCGGAAGATGCCGTCCTTGCGGCAGCTGTGGCCCAGAACTATACGGTCCTAGCCACGGACGGAGGCCACGACTTGAACTCGCAGAGTTCAGCATCATGGTCCCTGGACGCTTCAGGAAATGTGAACATGGCGTTACTAGAGGACTTCGCCTACGTCGCTCTCGGCGACGCCGCGACTATCGGCAAACAGATCGCCACCAGTTTCTATGGTCTTGCTCCGCGATACTCATACTGGAATGGGTGCTCGACAGGCGGTAGACAGGGTCTGATGCTCGCACAGCGATATCCAACCGCGTACGACGGTATCATGGCTGCTGCTCCAGCAATTAATTGGGCCAGTTTTCTGGTCGCAGAGTTCTGGCCCCAGTTTGTCATGAATCAGCTTAACGCTTTTCCTCCAACTTGTGTCTCGGATGCTATTACTGCTGCGGCGATTAAGGCGTGCGATGATATCGACGGAGTTCTGGACGGGGTGATTTCTGCGCCCGACTTGTGTGATTTCGATCCATTTACTACGGTTGACACGAGGGTAAATTGTAGTGGAGTCAGTGTGAGAATCTCCAAGAAGGATGCTGAGGTGGCCAACAGTGCATGGGAAGGATTCAGGTCTTCTGAGGGCTCGTTTCTATGGTACGGACTTGATAAGGGCACGCCCCTGTCGATGGGCGCATCGAGTCTCGCGAGCACCGTATGCTCGACACCGTTCAACTGCACCGGCTCTCCGTTTGCAATCTCTCCAGACTGGATCCGCCGGTTTGTCCTGCAAGATCCATCCTTCGACCTCACCACGCTGGATCACAAAGCTCTCGATAGGgtattctctctttctaaGGAAAGATACAACGACATAATCAGCACCGATAATCCAGACCTCTCCGCCTTCAAACAGGCAGGTGGAAAGATGATAACCTGGCATGGGCTCTCTGACACATTGATCTTCCCCAAGGGCACAGAACAATACTACAAAagggtggaagagaaggaccCATCCGTGCGAGACTTTTACCGCTTTTTCAAAGCCCCAGGGGTACATCATTGTTCTGGTGGTGTGGGGCCTGTCCCCGTTGATCCGTTGAGCCAGGTGGTAGATTGGGTGGAAAATGGCGTCGTGCCTGAGACTGTTGATGCTCTGGCTGCTGATGGACGGAGAAGAAACTTGTGTCAATATCCGCTCGTTTCGGTGTATAAGGGTGGCGATGTTAAGGATGCAGCGAGTTATCGGTGTGAAGAAGGTTATTAG